TTAAGAATGAGCAAAGCTCATTGTGGATCAATAGTCGGAAATAATTTGTCGGCATAAAAATAGAACGAGTGCAGAATTGAAAATCTTCTAAATTTATACATTCAATTTCAGTTATCAATACTCACATGAAAGGTGTAATCAATGACGTGAACATCGAGCGCGAATGACCACCCTTCTCCTTTTACAGACCTCTTTTTAAATCCACATCATTTGTCCGACATGTTCAGCAATTAAAAACACCCGAATTcacaatcaaaacaaactgattttcaaacaatttttggcCCACCCCCcccgagataaaaaaaaacgtagaacTTGGTTGATCTGAGGATCAAAATGGAACTGGCCGATTGAAGTTCCAGTATCTTAGAACCGTATGGGGCATCGTCAGGCCTCCGACAGACGCAAAACAACTTCTTATataagttagaacgacaagTGGGTCGACTCCTTTGGCCTTTGCGACATCGCCTGCGCGTGCGTCTTTTACCTAAAGACCTTCCGCAATCGCCGCGTAGAGTATTCATTGAATAAACGGGACCCTCTAAATTTAAAGTGCCCTGGAATTAACAAATACTCGACAAATCATCatgattatttaatttattaatCAAATTAATAGACGAAAAGAAAGTGTTTTAATTTAGATTTATGGCATAGGGTTTCATCGACTCCAAGTGAAACCATTTCAATTCCATGCTTATTATctcaaaaattataaatttggcgtgaaaataaaatctaTTTTCGTGATCgtcgtttcattttgaatatcaCGCAGATATTTTTATAGCAATATATtgatttttgtaaaaataaataataaaaaaagtcgggcttattttgtcgggcttatttttcaaaccCAACTTTCTCTTCAAGGGGAGTGGGTGCCTAGAATTTTGACTTGGATTTCATATTCCATCTCTCCCGTTCTAAACTAATTTGACCGCTGATTCCGAATAAAATATTCGCTTTCCCATTAATTATgtagatttttaaataacaaatacTTCTAACCTACCCACTTTGAATTTGaactgattattttttttatttgatatgAAAACTTATACATTCTATTTTAGTGGCAAAATAAAAGcttaacaataaattacacgtttgattcttttctttgatgtaTTTCCATCCTTTGATACTTTTAAGAGCCACTGGAGTTTCTTCTATTATAGAGACAAGCGTGTGCCCTAGTCTCACGTGGCCTCTCGTTCAAACGCGTATAGACGTGACTCGAGAGGCCTTCccataatttctttttcgcaacaaggaaaagaaaacaaatattatagTGACACACAAAATGCAATCGCTAAAAGAACATTACCAACACGATTGCTTTTATTGCTGTTGTTACGCCCCCGACAATTGCCGTTTGCTGAAGTCCACCTTGCAATGCAAAAAAGGGCGacattgaaatttcattttatgagTCACGTACAAAGTTAGCAGCAAGTGGATTCATGGAACATTTAGCACCGGACAGTGTAGCTCTTCCGCGCTAGTCTTTTTTGGGTCAAGGATTGTTCCTTTCTTTCATATAGCGCATATACAAAACATTTTGTGACTTGTTGCAAAAGAAACACCTCATCAGCTTGAGCAAATATTTGAAATCCTTGTACCAGATGACATTGCAAGAGCCCATTTAACCGAGATTACACTGTCGCCAATACGGACGCGATTTATAGCTGCAATGACCGTGGATGGTAGCGAATGAATAGCGGAAATCGCTTAGAGTATAAGGCCGTTTCAATGGCAGCTCGCGTTTGTGTAAGAATGAGAGAGAAAGCGGGACAGTACGATGCAATCAAGTGATTTTAGCGAACTTCCTAAAAATTTAAAgaccttgattttttttttccacaggTTACAAGGAGTTTCTTCGTATAAATAGACGATGGTCAACGCATTTTGCAACGACAGTTTCAACACGGCGACTAGCTGGACAGCTCCAACATGAATCGCAATCTGGTACGACAATTTTGTTAATATAATTCCAATCAAAACTACATCGTTTTTGCATTTAAATGTGTTAAAGATTGCAGTTTTCGCGCTCTTGGTGGCGATGTTGATTGCAGTGGATGGCAAACCTATTTTCGGTTTGCTGGACGGTCTGTTTGGTCatgatcatcatcatcattactACGATCACGGCCACCATGGTTACGGACATTACGGTGGTTATCCAGGTCTTTACGGAGGCTACCCAATTGGCTACTATCCTCCTTACGGATACGGTGGCTATCATTACggcaaataaaacaaaaccacGTTAAGGCCAACGACGAAGACATCACCTGTAcacatttaatttaaatattcgATTGCAATGATTAGtatccaattttttgtttaataaaaaatttttaacttgGAAAAATatcattgaaaaacaaacagtggGGAAGAACTGATGATGGGTATTGATTTCGACAAGAACTTTACCATCAATCGGAGTGCACGTcatcaaaatcaaaaggaaaatggaagtAGGCGCTTTTACTAACTTTGTAAATCGGAAAATGCAGAGGAAACTTTGAGCTAACTATGCCACGTCCGGCTACCTCCCTTTctagaagcaaaaagaaaatgtttgttttcttcttttgttttcattttgggGACACGTTGTCAGCTAGCGTGATGCCCGTTGCTAGGGGGGCGTTGGTGCCAACGTTCCATTAAACAGCTTCCGGATCGGCACACCCGGCAAAAAGGGTTAACAGAAGCTCATCCGCATTTAGCGATTCACTTTGGCTCCTTGCGTTCCGATACACTTTCGTTTCCAGCGGAAACGAAAATACATTCGAAAAGGGGAAGGGGGGATATAGCATTACAGCAATAGAACAGCTTTTCGCGTTAAGCTTTGCGCGCACAGAACGTAAGGCtgcctttattttctttagtcacataacagagaaaacaaactcGAGTAGCGATTGGAAGCAATTAACTTGTTATTTATTCAGCTGCTACTTCATGTTTATGTACACAAATAAGCCACCAAAGAGCCTATCGAAAACATAACGTCATTCAAAGTTGCACATTCAATTTCGTGACCTAATAAAAGCTGACACGACTGTCGAGCGAAGTAAGTTTAAAAACGTTTGATCATGTACAGAATAAAATCATTTCTAACGGAAAGCGATTGGCGGGCAATTGCTTTACAGGGAAACGTGACGAACGGCCGAAACGGGCGATTTGCTATGTCGACTACAAGTGATGGTGGAATGGCGATTCTTATCGTTCAGCATAATCCGGGACACGGAGATGGTGCCGCTAGTCGTCATCACTTTCACCGTCAAATCGCCTTCATTGTCTTGGCCGATTTCCGTTTGAATGAGTTGCGTTTGAACTTGTTGACCGGCTGAGGACGATGAAAGCAGTTGATTGTGCACAGCGGTGGACGACACCAGTTCTTTTGTGGGTTCTGGGCTTTTGTTTCCTCCTGAATAAGAGACGAATATCAatgtttattgattttaattcaAGAGCGACAATAACGAGGGATCATACCGTTAGTTGGTAAATGGCCGTTATTGGAACATGGGCCGTTTCTATGGTGGTGAATTGCCGACGTTTTGGCTGTTGGCACCGTCAAAGCCTGAGAGTTAAATTTGAGATTGtttaaactaaa
The nucleotide sequence above comes from Daphnia carinata strain CSIRO-1 chromosome 3, CSIRO_AGI_Dcar_HiC_V3, whole genome shotgun sequence. Encoded proteins:
- the LOC130693562 gene encoding neuropeptide-like protein 31, yielding MNRNLIAVFALLVAMLIAVDGKPIFGLLDGLFGHDHHHHYYDHGHHGYGHYGGYPGLYGGYPIGYYPPYGYGGYHYGK